The sequence GCTCAGGTGTTTTCAACATTTTCCGGCGTGTGCtcatgtatgcatataatcgtaaatgtatgcacgtatgtatgtatgtacgtatgcacgtatgtatgtatgtacgtatgcacgtatgtatgtatgtacgtatgcacgtatgtatgtatgtacgtatgtacgtatgtatgcacgtatgtatgtatgtacgtatgtatgcacgtatgtatgtatgtgcatttacgtacgataatttttttaccttttattTGGTAACCTCGGCTCATTTTAAATGCTGAAATTCCTTCTTGCCGATAAAAAGAAGTATATCCATAAAACGTACTCATAAAATGTGCATTCAAAACACACGTATAAGATGTACGTTCAAAACACATGCATAAGATGTACGTTCAAATCTTACAAATAAGATATATGCTTCAAACGCTTTTATGGAAATATCCGTATTTTTAGTGCCTTTCATGTGAACATTCACTTGTTCCCCTCCCGAAAGAGGCAATGCGCGAAAATTTGTGccattttagaaaaatatgcgtgttttagaaattataaaatttaaaacttAATGTTAATgttaaagttttttttttcattcgaTTTTCACTCGGCTTCAATTTACCTGCGTCAAATGATTTTTTTCAATTCGGATATTCGCTTTGAGtttgtttccttttttttttttttttcgcccCTGTGACGAATACTGTTGAAAAAGTGCTAAGCAACTGTGCTCATAAGAACAACAGAAGAtacccattttttttaaagtaattATTTCAAGAAATGAGGGTGAagacaaattttattttaatttagcattctttccattttatgtatatataaaaaaaaataataaaagaaaagaaaagaaaataagtaCACCATTTTTCACGTGGTCAATAATTTCCACGCTCTAATAATTTTTggccatatttttttaagatgtaaaaatatgatatatttggaattatttttttgtatagtTCTGCTTCtatttaataagaataaatataatgttaacaatttaaacttaaaaaaaaaaaaaaacgctCATCCGAATATAGTTGTACAGGTGAGCAAAAGGAAtggtataaaaaaatatagctatgataaattaacttttctcttttttaaaaatttcaaaaaatgggatgaaaataaaacaaaaaagaaagaacgaatatattttgaaagaaATGGAATAAATGTGCCTCAAGATATAGCTATGTTTGGAAAAACAAATGTGTATTACATAAGAGaaagtatttataataagGATCAAAACAATTTAGTACCAAATGAAATAGATGCGCAGTGCATAGAAGAACTTGATGATATGGAAGCAGTTAACGACCCCTTAACAAGGGGAAGTATTAGCACTTCCGGTGGTAGCAGTACAGGTGATGCTCAAAACACGTCCAGTTATGTGAAGGAGTATAGCGGTAGTGCCAGTAGTGGTAATAGTAGCAGTGATGGTACTAGTAATAGTAGCATTGATGAGAAGAGTGCTCGTAGCACAGGGCAGCGTGACTTGTCCCATAACAGCTCAGATCACAAGCAAGATAATAGGCAGAACAACATCTTTAGCTACTTGAATAAAGAAAGAGATTACATTACGCAAGTAGGTAATTCCCCCAAAGTAGATGTTTATGAAAGAAGATATAAAGCCGatgtaaaaacaataaacagaatttttgaaaatataaatgaagtaaatatacaattattaaaggacataaaaagtatagatgaaaaagaaaaaattattaacaagaAAGTAATAGAAAAAGTAAGGGAAGACATCAAAAAATATCAAGAAACAAATGAAATTATGGATATGAAaggtaatattataaaaccaTCTAGtgagaataaaaataaagggaAAACTGAATCAAAAGATAAAGGTAATACATCCTATACGGATATGGatgaagaggaaaaaaacgaagttattaaaaaattatatatgattgataaaaaaacagataaatatttagaagaaaatgtttattttgttttacaaAGTTGGCTACCAGATATAAGAATTGATGATACTCTAATAATTATAgataatattgaaaaattttacaacgattttgatatatcaaaatattatgaaaaatttaaagaaataaaaaatagaaatttcTCCTATGATTTAAACTCATACGAAATTGAAAATGTTCCAAGAAATATAAACGATGATACAGAAATAGAATGTGAACATATTCGTTcctataataatacatataacaaACTAAACtattacaatttaaaaaaatattcatataccTATTCCACGAATGATAATATGGATACGacatttaagaaaaatgaacCGATGCCAcctattgttattattaacacgaaaaaaaattatatggtTCAAGAATGGGAATgcaaaaatttcaaaaatagacaaaaaagaaataaagcaCATGAATTTACAAGATTACAAAGAGCATTCAGGCCATTCTCTTATGTAGATTTAAGTGATATTAGTTGCATTTATAGAAACAATTTTCTTCagttaaaaatgaaattatcgcacagaaaatatgtaaatgatGTTTATCCCTATTTTGTTcctattaataaaaattcaaatgaaCAATTATTTGATTTTAATGGGTATAAGAAAAATGGAGATTATGCTTGGTCCTTTTTTTGGCATAATTTTAAGTATGATCCAGATACTGATTACagctttttaaataaaaatgttaaattgAATTTAACTGAAACCAAATTTGAAGAcgttaataaaaagaaatcgataaaaattatgaaaaaaatttcaaaagaAAGAAAGGGTAAATAAGCGTCATGTTGACACCTACGAGGTACTAATATATGTAGTTACCATTTGTAGAGCTAAAAACTGACCATATATGTGGTTCCGGTTACAGCTATTTAATACCCTCGTTTCGAAGGACACAAACAGAacacataaatatgaaaaaaaaaaaaaaaaagaagagaagaaaaatgagaaaaaaggagaataaataagaagaaaaagatgcAGAAAGCATTAAATGACaacctttttatattttattatgtgccctttataaatttaatgcaTGTTCTCAGGTAAATAATAcaaggtttttttttttttttttttttttaaatttccttttttgcataagcataaaaatatatctagcATACATTCAGCttcttatttgttattttcaaaatatattatataaaattatgaaataatatcaATGACAAAACTTCTGTTTTGCCTTTTAAGcattttcctttattattttattttattttatttttttttgtgtgtatGCGTCAAAATGTTTTGGaaaattctaaaattttaataataaaaagatccgttacaatatattaataaaattgaacttttttttttttttttttttttttttttcaacaaaaattatgtatttcaatgagaaaaaaaaaaaaaaaatgaattgtACATACACATGAACAACTTAATATATGTTGTTATCTTACACTGTTAATATTTAAGTTTTCCAATattctattaatattttaattttgtttaaaaatcGAGTAAAATAAGTAGAAACTAGGTTTTGAAGTGTTTAATTATTATCTTTCCCGTTGTTTTGTGGGTATTAAATTGTTTCGGTTATTATACCCAAATAAGGGCTTACAGTTATACGTActtatatgtacaatatatatatatatatatgtgtaaatgtTGTTACGGCTTTAATATTATGTCATAAacatagcaaaaaaaaaaaaaaaatggaacatttccattttttgcattacagtgtaaattaatatacaataaaaaaaaaagttttacaCTATTTGTTAATCCATTTCATGTGGAGAAAAGCCGtttaagaataaattaaacagagaagaaaataaaggggaaaaaagaaaaaggaaaaaaaaaagtaaaacaacaaaataacaaaactttaaattaaaaagttaaaaaagcagccttaaaacaataaaggaaatttttttctcaagTTTACAAAATgatgttttataaaattaaaaagaatgtaaaattatatgaaaaaaaaaaaaaaaaaaaaaaaaaaaaaaaaaaaaaaaactagcTCTActtgaacaaaaaaaaaaaaaaaattaacctAAAAAGTAACATGGTGCATGCACCACATTTgtcctttaaaaaaaataatggtgtaagagaaaagaacaaatatatgtaatatataaatatatatatatacacacgtaCAAGTgtgcttaaaaaaaaaaaatatataaatacatatatgtatatatatatttggttatttacatgtactgttcatattattttgtaaaaagcaggtagtttttatatataattcatatatttgtgtgtacatgtaaggcttatttttatttttttttcttgggAAAAACTTAATGTATATCTACACAATTGAACAAAAAGCACGTTGGCGAATTTTTAACAGTAGCAACACCATCAACATACAGcaagaaaaagaaatcaaataaaattatattcatttaacgaagaacaaaataaaaaagtaagaaaataacaaaatgacAAAGTGACAAAGTGACAAAGTAAcaaaacaacaaaataacaaaacaaatataacaaaataagtGAACTAGCGAACTAGCGAActagagaaaaagaaaaatacattttaaattactCCTGTCTCTTATTAAATCGcctttgaaaattataaaaactattctgaaaatttcattattctgtttgattttatttttaattaaagttGTAGATCATTAGTCAACAGCTGTAATATACCTTTTGCCCATCTTTCTGAGCCTCATACAACCCTTGTAGAAGTATCGCtacatatattatctttttcttttttttgtcattaaACATGCTTTTTGCGTCCTGTTATAAACACTTCTCCCAATAcacacacaaaaaaataataatatatcaaaataacTTAATGACGAAATAGCGAAATAACGAAATAGCAAAATAACGAAATAGCGAATTAACGAAATAGCGAAATAACGAAATAGcaaaataacgaaatatcaaaataacgaaataacgaaataacgAAATAGTGAAATAACGAATTAGCGAAATAACGAAATGACGAAATAGCGAAATAACTAaaagacaaaataaaataataagatgaaacaaaataaaggaataaaacGCGTTTCCCCAGTTTCACtgaatcattttttttttttttttagttaaaaacatattaatattcaTCATTATACAAATCCTAACGCATGTATTTTCACAATTCATCAAGTGCGACATATACATGttacatgtatacatttttcttttctagaAATGGGATGCAAACAGTCGAAAGTAAGTGAACCAAAAATTCCTGATAAATGTGAtattgaaaaacaaaaatcaAATCAAGAGGGTACACATGTATTTAACAAGGGTAAAAGTATTATTTCTCATAAAGGTTAGCACgaattatagaaaatatatatatctaccgttattattttaacagcgtcgcatatatatatacatgtattaatatatacatatattaatatgtacacatatatatacccacatatacatatgttaatatttacacatatatatacccacatatacatatgttaatatttacacacatatatacccatatatacatatgtcaatatttacacatatatacatatatatatcacgcatatacatatatatatcacgcatatacatatatatatcacgcatatacatatatatatcacccatatacatatatatatcacgcatatacatatatatatcacgcatatacatatatatatcacccatatacatatatatatcacacatatacatatatatatcacacatatatacatatatgcgcaTACACaaatgtacttttttttcaactCCTTCCTTGCTCCACAGATAAGCGCAATAATCTAGAAGTTAAGCCCCCACCTGTCAAGGCAGTGCCAAAAGTGACTCCAAAGGCCTTTCCGAAAAGAgagaattaaattttaagatataaaaattagtaaatgtattttaaattttgttttgttcatgatttttagaattatcataaattaaaaatgattattgCTGTAgctttacaaaaaaaaaaaaaaaaaataaaataaaaaaaaaaaaaaacaatagtataaaaaggattaagttttatatatgaaaaccATTAGTTGTAATTTTTGAAgtttaaaattaacaaaaaactCGCTTTACTTAAAAATGTTCCTTAATAAATACACCACTCATtgttaattaattttattaatttttacctttttttctatttaaaattcgctaacatatatatatgtataaatgtacataattatttgttcttatttGTTCGTATATGctcttatttgttttttatttgcatCTAATTTGTATCTCATTTGtgtcttgtttttttttttttttttttttcgagcTACATCATTTTGCATGATAACAAAAACTAATTCATCacatatgaataattatataagcacataaacatatgtacataatatcttcatttttcacataattaaaaataaaacttttatactaaaattttttatgtgtatGGGCAAATACGGCAATAaacattaaattttatgtatgaaAGATAACATTTTCccaaaaataagaaaacaaaaaactaAGAGAacacacatttatatatgcacacaaaTGTGCTTACAATATGTACGTACTCACATATTAACATTTATGTGTACAAAGTGAAAATAATGCAAATTGAAAAAACGTTCTTGTACGAATTAAAAGAAagattttcctttttcttttcttttcttttctttgtttatttatttttttttttttttttgttctttcaATAAAATTTCACTAAATGAAGGTTTAAAATgctaaatattttgtatactACAAATAAATACGACTGCATAATAACAacttcaaaaattaaattgaaaaaaaaagttttaattttttctaattcttcCAGCGAATATTtcttgtttatattattcgtATTAAGAAAAtcacaattttttatgtaatgtTGAAATAAATCAAAGTTTGTAATATTActcatattatttaattcccttttttctttttcctctaatttatttttgtcatTAGACATTGTGTCTATATAAccattcatatttttttctctttttgcATGAtctattatttgtaaaaatttatttatatttagttTTTCTAAATCGAAATGTAGTTTCTTCACAAAACCATTTCGACATAACAACCGAATTTTTTgtgataaattaaataaaaaggaacaCAATTTTTCaacattataattatgaattacTTCTTGTGCTACATATTTAAAGCGAATAATATttagtattaatttttttaaattattttctatattaatttttgtttcctttttaaatatagaagAGTAGTCgcacttttttaatttccctAAGGATAACGATATTTCGCTGtaagtattaataatatgaatgtATTCTGAGTGGAAATCCTTCATTATGGTATTTACTAATTGCCTTTTGTTATTCTTAACActaatataagaataaattatgGATGATACTAATAACTTTTCATAATCTTTGGATgtgtatattttctttaatttcgCGTACTCATTTTTTCCCCGTACATTTGAATTAATaagtttataattttttttatttaatatatctttaacgAATATATTATCTGAAAGATcctttgttttaatttttttgtttttctcatTTAACACAAAACCATAATTAAGGCATACACATTctgcatttttattaagaatatttaaataattcgcTATTGAAAAGACTTgcataaaatgttttttttgattttcatcaactacataaataattttttttgctttttcatattttattctgtAGTATATGGCAGCTATATCAATAGCTGCATAAGTATATGCTACATCATTTTGTAGAGTTAGTATGgtaaaatctttttttaaagcattaattccattttttcttatgcTCTCATATATTTCGCTCCTTACTTGGGTTATGTCATAGTGCTGCTCTGTGCTGCTCAAAATGTGTTCTCCCTTTCGCTTGCATACGCCACCACCACCGCTGTTAGTATCCATGTTAATACCCATGTTAATATCGCTGATAATATCGCCGTTAATACCACTGCTAATACCATCAATTCTTCCCTTTTTCTGAAATGCCCGTATTTCCCTTCCTTTTAAAAGAACACAAAGTTTTTCCCCGAacttaaaaagaatatttgcatctttcattttttgtaaaatttgtGGCACATATTTCACGTAAAAATGCTCACCCTTGTCTGTTAACTTTTTGATCCTGAATTTTCTGAATATTTCATTGTTTTCCTGTGAACAAAAAGGGGAGAAACGAGCTCTTGTGCATGATTAcataagtatacatatatataaaggcATGTACATACGAATGAAttcatgtatgtacgtatatatgtcaATATACGTGTATATCTGTGCGCGTGTTTATGCGCACTATTCTAAACGGCTACATAGACACAACAGCGCGcatttaaaagaagaaaagtaATACATACAGCTCATTTGATAACGACGAAAAAGATCGAACGTGTTACCTTCTTCGTGTTATTGCATATAATATTCCACAGGGTCAGaatcttttcatttttttgataCATCATTGATAAGCTGAGCTTACtacatttttgaaatatatctGAGGTGGAATAAAGATTTTTACCTATTTTATAGATGTATTCAATATTATGCAAATTTATATCAACATATTTTTCTACATCAAATTTTTGGTAATTCTCAAGAAATTgttcttcttttatattgtttaataGGTGCATGTACCACTCAAGGTCTACCATAGCAGTCCGCTGTTTTAGGTCTCTTTCTTCTAAATCAAACGCAGACCTACATAGATGCCCACTTTTTCTATCATTTTGATTATTCCGATTATACTGATTATcactactgttattattatcaagcgtattttcattattttcgtTATCGccaatttttttgtttaatatgGGGGGAGACGATGCATTGCTGCAACTGGTGGTTCCCTTCTCCCATTTGTGAAACACACTTGTACGTTCATTTAAAGTCAGACTAGATGAAAGGAAATTATCTCTTtcatttgaaaataaaatcaaaaaagTTATAACCACTGCTAGGTTCATATTCCAGTCTCCTATATGACTTCTATTCTTAAcaggaaaattaaaaaaatgaaaaacattaCTTAACGCATATCCTAAGAATAACGATTTTAAATGACCCAAATGCATGTGCTTTGCCATATTGACACTGCAGAAATCTAGTAAAACAACACCTTTTTTTATCCCACCATTTGCTTGTTTATCTCGCTCTCCTCCGTCTTGTTCtgcttttttctctttttcccCCATATTGCCCACTTTGTCCATCTTCGTTATGTCATACAACTCGCAAAAGCGCACAAAGCTGTCAACTATATAATCATCctttatctttatatttaagatACCATTTGAGGAAAGGTGTAACGATTCTATTACCTTAGAACAGTTTTCCTTTATTTGTTCCATAACCCGACTTCTaagattatttatatttttttttttataattttctaaaaatactATTATACTAGTTTGATATTCATAGTTATCATAAATTTTGTTATCTTCAATTAAACCGTATGAAGGTATGTTTAACGTATCATCTTGAGTGATCTTCTTCcctacattttttatttcattatttaacaGTGTATGTATATCATCTTCCTCTATTATGTCATCATCTCCATTTGGTTTTACatctattttttcctttctttttgataaaccatttttaaaaagtatgtttataaaattagcCTTTCTTTTGTTAGctaaaacgaaaaaattaaactcCCCTTTACTACTACGAAAACTTCTGCACTCACACAGTTGCACATAAAAAGAGCCAAAGAGAATCATAAAATGGGCTTTAAACATTATCCATCATGAGCagcatatacatgtatataattttatatgaattttgtGGGTTTTTGTATGGGCGTAtgaatgtatgtacatatgtgcgTAATAACGTGTGTATATTACGCATGTATTTATGTGCAtaacatatacattattGCTCACTATCTACACATTACTGAAGATTTTTACTCATTCGCCGAAGCGTcagtataaataaacaaatttgaACACTTCACCAATATCAAAAACGGCAAATATTATAGAAgcaaaaaaatgatataaatgtaagtaaaatagaaaaaaaaaaaaaaaaaaaaaaaagatatgtgGTGTTCTCATAAACATTATGTTGTATTGCAAGTTACTCTAAAAAgcgaaaataagaaaaagaggatgcgaaacaaaaaaaaaaaaaaaaaaaaaaaaaaaaaaaaaaaaaaaaattctgcatatataatttacaatTGACGAATGAATAAACTTATACGTATAATCATGGCATCCAtttgaaaaagtaaaatgtaTCATTAACAACcttgtgtatatacattcatGTTGTTAAGGAGCTATG comes from Plasmodium malariae genome assembly, chromosome: 7 and encodes:
- the PmUG01_07025300 gene encoding conserved Plasmodium protein, unknown function codes for the protein MGCKQSKVSEPKIPDKCDIEKQKSNQEGTHVFNKGKSIISHKDKRNNLEVKPPPVKAVPKVTPKAFPKREN
- the PmUG01_07025400 gene encoding arginine--tRNA ligase, putative, encoding MILFGSFYVQLCECRSFRSSKGEFNFFVLANKRKANFINILFKNGLSKRKEKIDVKPNGDDDIIEEDDIHTLLNNEIKNVGKKITQDDTLNIPSYGLIEDNKIYDNYEYQTSIIVFLENYKKKNINNLRSRVMEQIKENCSKVIESLHLSSNGILNIKIKDDYIVDSFVRFCELYDITKMDKVGNMGEKEKKAEQDGGERDKQANGGIKKGVVLLDFCSVNMAKHMHLGHLKSLFLGYALSNVFHFFNFPVKNRSHIGDWNMNLAVVITFLILFSNERDNFLSSSLTLNERTSVFHKWEKGTTSCSNASSPPILNKKIGDNENNENTLDNNNSSDNQYNRNNQNDRKSGHLCRSAFDLEERDLKQRTAMVDLEWYMHLLNNIKEEQFLENYQKFDVEKYVDINLHNIEYIYKIGKNLYSTSDIFQKCSKLSLSMMYQKNEKILTLWNIICNNTKKENNEIFRKFRIKKLTDKGEHFYVKYVPQILQKMKDANILFKFGEKLCVLLKGREIRAFQKKGRIDGISSGINGDIISDINMGINMDTNSGGGGVCKRKGEHILSSTEQHYDITQVRSEIYESIRKNGINALKKDFTILTLQNDVAYTYAAIDIAAIYYRIKYEKAKKIIYVVDENQKKHFMQVFSIANYLNILNKNAECVCLNYGFVLNEKNKKIKTKDLSDNIFVKDILNKKNYKLINSNVRGKNEYAKLKKIYTSKDYEKLLVSSIIYSYISVKNNKRQLVNTIMKDFHSEYIHIINTYSEISLSLGKLKKCDYSSIFKKETKINIENNLKKLILNIIRFKYVAQEVIHNYNVEKLCSFLFNLSQKIRLLCRNGFVKKLHFDLEKLNINKFLQIIDHAKREKNMNGYIDTMSNDKNKLEEKEKRELNNMSNITNFDLFQHYIKNCDFLNTNNINKKYSLEELEKIKTFFFNLIFEVVIMQSYLFVVYKIFSILNLHLVKFY
- the PmUG01_07025200 gene encoding conserved Plasmodium protein, unknown function, yielding MIYLELFFCIVLLLFNKNKYNVNNLNLKKKKNAHPNIVVQVSKRNGIKKYSYDKLTFLFFKNFKKWDENKTKKKERIYFERNGINVPQDIAMFGKTNVYYIRESIYNKDQNNLVPNEIDAQCIEELDDMEAVNDPLTRGSISTSGGSSTGDAQNTSSYVKEYSGSASSGNSSSDGTSNSSIDEKSARSTGQRDLSHNSSDHKQDNRQNNIFSYLNKERDYITQVGNSPKVDVYERRYKADVKTINRIFENINEVNIQLLKDIKSIDEKEKIINKKVIEKVREDIKKYQETNEIMDMKGNIIKPSSENKNKGKTESKDKGNTSYTDMDEEEKNEVIKKLYMIDKKTDKYLEENVYFVLQSWLPDIRIDDTLIIIDNIEKFYNDFDISKYYEKFKEIKNRNFSYDLNSYEIENVPRNINDDTEIECEHIRSYNNTYNKLNYYNLKKYSYTYSTNDNMDTTFKKNEPMPPIVIINTKKNYMVQEWECKNFKNRQKRNKAHEFTRLQRAFRPFSYVDLSDISCIYRNNFLQLKMKLSHRKYVNDVYPYFVPINKNSNEQLFDFNGYKKNGDYAWSFFWHNFKYDPDTDYSFLNKNVKLNLTETKFEDVNKKKSIKIMKKISKERKGK